The proteins below are encoded in one region of Reichenbachiella sp. 5M10:
- a CDS encoding SDR family oxidoreductase, whose product MNGSNMDFGIKGKVIVVTGGSGVLGGSMAQHFAQVGAKVVLIGRSLNKLDAQVENLQRINPDIIGISCDVMDVDSLRSAKQEILDRYGHIDVLINAAGGNVPGATQKEDQEIFDLDLSEIDYAMDVNLKGSIYPSLIFGEAIAAQGAGSIINISSMATYTAITRVMSYSVAKTGVNSFTQWMAAEMARRFGDKVRVNAIAPGFFIGDQNRKLLLNEDGSLTERSEKVIAKTPMGRFGEITELNGVVQFLCSEAASFVTGVVLPVDGGFSAFSGV is encoded by the coding sequence ATGAATGGAAGTAATATGGATTTTGGTATAAAGGGCAAAGTGATAGTGGTCACTGGAGGATCGGGAGTACTAGGAGGCAGTATGGCGCAGCATTTTGCTCAAGTGGGTGCCAAAGTGGTACTGATCGGTAGGAGTCTCAATAAACTGGATGCACAGGTGGAAAATCTCCAACGCATCAATCCCGATATCATTGGGATATCATGTGATGTCATGGATGTCGATAGTCTCCGATCGGCCAAACAGGAGATACTGGATCGGTACGGTCACATAGATGTCCTCATCAATGCCGCAGGAGGCAATGTCCCTGGTGCAACTCAAAAGGAAGATCAAGAGATTTTCGATCTCGACTTGAGCGAAATCGATTATGCCATGGATGTCAACCTCAAAGGGTCGATCTATCCGAGTTTGATTTTCGGCGAGGCTATTGCGGCGCAGGGAGCAGGCTCGATCATCAACATCTCATCTATGGCGACATATACGGCGATCACGCGAGTGATGAGCTACTCAGTAGCCAAGACGGGTGTCAATTCATTCACCCAATGGATGGCTGCAGAGATGGCACGGCGTTTTGGAGACAAAGTACGAGTCAATGCCATCGCGCCAGGCTTTTTTATAGGGGATCAAAATAGAAAATTGCTGCTCAATGAGGACGGAAGCCTCACAGAGCGTAGTGAAAAAGTAATTGCCAAGACGCCCATGGGGCGGTTTGGAGAGATTACTGAACTCAACGGCGTAGTACAGTTCTTGTGTTCGGAGGCGGCTTCTTTTGTGACAGGGGTGGTATTGCCAGTAGATGGAGGTTTTAGTGCTTTTAGTGGGGTGTAG
- a CDS encoding endo-1,4-beta-xylanase gives MMKVDVKIWAVSALLLACSPSQDTGTEEGKDLGLSTYYKDYFPIGVAVSPSALQGVQAQLIKDNFVSMTPENVMKSGPIHPQEEVYNWAPADKVAAFAKENQMKLRGHALLWHNQAPDWLFVDSLGNDVSKEILYQRLERHITDVVTRYKDVIYAWDVVNEAISDESGQFYRDSKWYQICGEEFIAKAFEYARAADPNVQLFYNDYEVINPVKREKIYQMVKGLQDAGVPIDGVGIQGHWSVYEPSESTLRATIDRFTGMGLQVQITELDVSIYPKEHAPRDKNEDDDDTFTDELKQKQIDQYDMIFRVFRENKEKLSSVTFWNVSDQYSWLDFFPVNGRKDYPLLFDEDNQPKEAYWKVVGF, from the coding sequence ATGATGAAAGTAGATGTGAAAATATGGGCAGTGTCGGCACTGCTGTTGGCTTGCAGTCCGAGTCAGGATACAGGCACCGAAGAAGGTAAGGATTTGGGATTGAGTACCTATTACAAGGATTATTTCCCGATAGGGGTGGCAGTATCGCCCAGTGCACTTCAAGGCGTGCAGGCGCAGTTGATCAAGGACAACTTCGTCAGTATGACACCTGAGAACGTCATGAAGTCTGGACCGATTCATCCTCAGGAGGAGGTGTACAACTGGGCACCAGCTGATAAGGTAGCGGCCTTCGCCAAGGAAAATCAGATGAAACTACGTGGACATGCGTTGCTTTGGCACAATCAGGCACCAGATTGGTTGTTTGTTGATTCGCTGGGGAATGACGTGAGCAAAGAGATCCTGTACCAACGATTGGAGCGACATATCACTGATGTGGTGACCCGCTACAAAGACGTGATCTATGCATGGGATGTGGTCAATGAGGCGATATCGGATGAGTCGGGTCAATTCTATAGGGATTCCAAATGGTATCAGATATGCGGAGAGGAGTTTATCGCCAAGGCTTTTGAATATGCGCGTGCGGCTGATCCAAACGTGCAGTTGTTTTACAACGACTATGAGGTGATCAATCCTGTCAAACGAGAGAAGATATATCAAATGGTCAAAGGACTGCAAGATGCCGGTGTGCCAATCGATGGAGTAGGGATACAAGGGCATTGGTCTGTGTACGAACCGAGTGAGTCTACCTTGAGAGCGACGATTGATCGTTTTACGGGGATGGGGCTGCAAGTACAAATCACCGAACTTGACGTCTCGATCTATCCAAAAGAGCACGCTCCCCGAGACAAGAATGAAGACGATGACGATACCTTTACAGACGAACTGAAACAAAAACAGATCGATCAATACGACATGATTTTTCGCGTGTTTAGAGAAAACAAAGAGAAGCTGTCCTCGGTGACTTTTTGGAATGTATCGGATCAGTACAGCTGGCTGGACTTCTTTCCAGTAAATGGGCGAAAAGATTATCCTTTGCTGTTTGATGAGGATAACCAACCAAAGGAGGCTTACTGGAAGGTCGTGGGGTTTTAG